From Deltaproteobacteria bacterium, one genomic window encodes:
- the hflC gene encoding protease modulator HflC: protein MQFIIAALVIGVFFMLQCAFVVDQTETAIVLQLGKPVGEESYAPGLHFKLPFVQNVIHFDSRVLEYDAPAAEIITKDKKNMVVDNYSRWQIVNPLQFYRTVRNIQGGMSRIDDIVYSQLREALGRYLLTEIVATERSTIMDEVTTKANVLLKDYGIRIIDVRIKRTDLPQENQMAIYGRMQAERERQAKQYRSEGREAAARITTAADRERAVMLAEARREASVERGQGEAEATAIYARALEQDPEFYEFIRTMDAYKKSVQDGTRLILSPENDFFRYLR from the coding sequence ATGCAATTCATCATTGCCGCCTTGGTGATTGGAGTGTTTTTTATGCTCCAATGTGCTTTTGTCGTCGATCAGACCGAGACAGCCATTGTTTTGCAACTCGGCAAGCCTGTGGGCGAGGAAAGCTACGCGCCCGGACTGCATTTCAAATTACCTTTTGTGCAGAATGTTATCCATTTTGATTCCAGAGTCTTGGAGTATGATGCGCCCGCTGCGGAAATCATCACCAAGGATAAAAAGAACATGGTCGTGGATAATTATTCACGGTGGCAAATTGTTAATCCGCTGCAGTTTTATCGTACAGTACGGAACATTCAGGGAGGAATGTCGCGTATAGACGATATTGTCTATTCCCAGCTTCGCGAGGCCTTGGGACGGTACCTCTTGACCGAGATCGTGGCCACCGAGCGTTCCACCATCATGGACGAAGTCACGACCAAGGCGAATGTTCTGCTCAAGGATTATGGCATCCGGATTATCGATGTCCGCATCAAGCGCACGGATCTTCCCCAGGAAAATCAGATGGCGATTTACGGTCGCATGCAAGCAGAGCGGGAACGCCAGGCCAAACAGTACCGCTCCGAGGGACGCGAGGCTGCGGCTCGGATCACCACCGCCGCCGACCGTGAGCGGGCGGTGATGCTGGCCGAGGCCCGGCGCGAGGCATCGGTGGAACGCGGTCAGGGCGAAGCCGAGGCGACCGCCATTTATGCTCGGGCCCTGGAACAAGATCCCGAATTTTACGAATTCATCAGAACCATGGACGCATACAAGAAGTCCGTTCAGGACGGAACGCGGTTGATTTTGAGTCCGGAAAATGATTTTTTTCGGTATTTACGCTGA